A single window of Coffea eugenioides isolate CCC68of chromosome 7, Ceug_1.0, whole genome shotgun sequence DNA harbors:
- the LOC113777860 gene encoding phospholipase D delta, which produces MAAEDSTKGSVYLYGDLYLHVIEARHLPNMDLTSERLRRCFTVCQPCIKPLSSDSSDPGLEHHHHDKKLIHHHPKIITSDPYVTVSVPQATLVRTHVVPNSQNPKWDERFSIPMAHPLQFLEFRVKDNDVFGAQSMGTVKIPVDRIASGEVISGWYPLTDQDGKPPKPDSALRLEMKFVPADKSPFHKHGIAGDPDQNGVRNTYFPLRKGHSLTLYQDAHVTDDAKLPRIELDDGMVYEQNKCWEDICYAIAEAHHLIYIVGWSVFHKIKLIREPTRPVPRGGDLTLGELLKYKSQEGVRVLLLVWDDKTSHHKLFIKTEGLMQTHDEETKKFFKHSSVICVLSPRYASSKLSYMKQKVVGTFFTHHQKCVLVDTQAFGNNRKITAFLGGLDLCDGRYDTPEHRIFHGLDSVFKDDFHQPTFPVGTKAPRQPWHDLHCRIDGPAAYDVLLNFAQRWRRATRWREFSILKKRMARWHDDAMIKIERISWILSPALSVSRDGSDKVPEDDPKLYVCGVDHQENWNVQIFRSIDSGSVKGFPKYIYGAEAEKLNYSKKLVIDRSIQTAYIQAIRSAQHFIYIENQYFLGSSYAWPSYKDAGADHQIPMELVLKIVSKIRAGERFAVYVVVPMWPEGDPKTNSMQEILFWQNQTMQMMYQIIAEELKTMKLVDSHPQDYLNFYCLGKREEIPDTISQSSGDADKVSDSMKYKRFMIYVHAKGMVVDDEYVIIGSANLNQRSMAGTKDTEIAMGAYQPHHTWAKKTQHPRGQIYGYRMSLWAEHLGLENEEKHFEDPQMLECVKRVNEIAEDNWKRYTDENFSLLQGHLLKYPVQVDADGKVGPLPGCETFPDVGGGIVGTHFTAIPDVLTT; this is translated from the exons ATGGCGGCTGAGGATTCAACCAAGGGATCGGTTTACTTGTACGGCGACTTATATTTGCACGTAATTGAGGCCCGTCATCTCCCCAACATGGACCTCACTTCTGAGCGTCTCCGCCGCTGCTTCACCGTCTGCCAGCCCTGCATTAAACCCCTCTCCTCCGACTCTTCCGACCCCGGACTAGAACATCACCACCACGATAAGAAACTCATCCACCatcaccccaaaatcatcacCAGCGACCCTTACGTTACTGTCTCCGTCCCTCAAGCCACTCTCGTCCGCACCCACGTGGTGCCCAACTCCCAGAATCCCAAGTGGGACGAGAGGTTCAGTATTCCCATGGCTCACCCTCTTCAGTTTCTGGAGTTCCGGGTCAAGGACAATGACGTTTTCGGAGCTCAAAGTATGGGGACAGTGAAAATACCCGTTGATAGAATCGCCTCTGGAGAAGTGATCTCCGGGTGGTATCCGTTGACTGACCAAGATGGGAAGCCGCCGAAACCGGACTCCGCTCTCCGCTTGGAGATGAAATTCGTTCCTGCTGATAAAAGCCCGTTTCACAAGCATGGCATTGCGGGCGACCCGGACCAAAATGGGGTGAGGAATACTTATTTTCCGCTAAGAAAAGGGCATTCGCTTACCCTTTATCAGGATGCTCATGTTACTGATGATGCCAAGTTGCCTAGGATTGAATTGGACGATGGGATGGTTTATGAGCAGAATAAATGCTGGGAAGATATCTGCTACGCGATAGCAGAAGCTCATCATTTGATTTACATTGTGGGTTGGTCCGTTTTTCACAAGATTAAGTTGATTAGAGAGCCCACTCGGCCGGTGCCGCGAGGTGGGGATTTGACTCTAGGAGAATTGTTGAAGTATAAGTCACAAGAAGGGGTTCGGGTTCTGCTGTTGGTTTGGGATGATAAGACTTCTCACCATAAACTCTTCATTAAAACG GAGGGGCTGATGCAAACCCATGATGAAGAGACCAAGAAATTTTTCAAGCATTCATCCGTGATTTGTGTTTTGTCACCACGTTACGCCAGCAGTAAGCTCAGCTACATGAAACAGAAG GTTGTTGGCACTTTCTTTACCCACCATCAGAAATGTGTTCTTGTAGATACGCAGGCTTTTGGTAACAATCGAAAAATTACTGCATTTTTGGGTGGTCTTGATCTCTGTGATGGTCGCTATGATACTCCTGAGCATCGAATATTTCATGGGCTTGACTCTGTATTTAAGGATGATTTCCATCAACCTACATTTCCG GTAGGAACGAAAGCTCCTAGACAACCATGGCATGATTTACATTGCCGAATTGATGGGCCTGCTGCATATGATGTCCTCCTGAACTTTGCTCAGCGTTGGAGAAGAGCAACAAGGTGGAGAGAATTTAGTATACTAAAGAAGCGGATGGCCCGTTGGCATGATGACGCCATGATAAAAATTGAACGTATATCGTGGATACTCAGTCCAGCGCTGTCTGTTTCGAGGGATGGAAGTGATAAGGTTCCTGAGGATGACCCCAAACTATATGTTTGTGGTGTAGATCACCAAGAAAATTGGAATGTGCAG ATTTTTCGGTCCATCGATTCAGGATCAGTCAAGGGCTTCCCCAAGTACATTTATGGTGCTGAGGCAGAG AAACTCAATTACTCGAAAAAGCTGGTGATAGACAGATCCATCCAAACAGCATATATACAGGCTATCAGATCTGCTCAGCATTTCATATACATTGAGAACCAATATTTTCTTGGCTCATCATATGCTTGGCCATCATACAAAGATGCAG GAGCTGATCATCAAATCCCAATGGAGTTGGTGCTGAAAATTGTGAGTAAGATAAGAGCTGGGGAGAGATTTGCGGTGTATGTTGTTGTACCGATGTGGCCTGAGGGTGATCCCAAAACAAATAGCATGCAAGAAATTCTTTTTTGGCAG AACCAGACAATGCAGATGATGTATCAGATTATAGCTGAGGAGCTTAAAACCATGAAACTTGTTGACTCTCATCCCCAAGATTATTTGAATTTCTATTGCCTTGGCAAGCGTGAGGAGATTCCAGATACGATTAGTCAGTCTAGTGGAGATGCTGATAAG GTGTCTGACTCCATGAAGTATAAGCGCTTTATGATATACGTTCATGCAAAAGGAATGGTAGTGGATGACGAGTATGTAATCATAGGGTCTGCAAATCTGAACCAAAGATCTATGGCCGGCACAAAAGACACTGAGATTGCTATGGGTGCATATCAGCCCCACCACACATGGGCCAAAAAAACCCAGCATCCGCGTGGGCAG ATATATGGCTACAGAATGTCACTGTGGGCTGAACACCTTGGTCTGGAGAATGAGGAGAAACATTTTGAAGATCCCCAAATGTTGGAATGCGTGAAAAGAGTTAATGAGATTGCTGAAGATAACTGGAAGAGATACACGGATGAGAATTTCAGCTTGCTGCAAGGCCATCTTCTCAAGTACCCAGTACAGGTAGATGCTGATGGCAAAGTAGGCCCCTTGCCGGGATGCGAAACTTTCCCCGATGTCGGGGGTGGAATAGTTGGAACTCATTTCACTGCTATTCCTGACGTCTTGACAACATAG
- the LOC113777796 gene encoding serine/arginine-rich splicing factor SR45a — protein MADSPRKRYSRSPSPWEEKSRSPVRSRSRSRSRSRSWPRPKATSRSRSRSTSRSRGRTENAINSGNTLYVTGLSTRVTERDLEDHFSKEGKVKSVFLVVEPRSRVSRGFSFITMDSAEDANRCIKHLNQSILEGRYITVERSRRKRPRTPTPGHYLGLKSSRGDGFRGDRGRYRGGSSHDDYGYRRSPKRSPYRGGRDYSPKRSPYGGRSRRDRSRSYSPYRSPERNYARGSR, from the exons ATG GCTGATTCTCCTCGCAAAAG GTACTCAAGGTCTCCCTCTCCTTGGGAAGAAAAGTCAAGGTCCCCAGTGCGCTCAAGGTCTAGATCAAGATCCAGGTCTCGGTCGTGGCCAAGGCCAAAGGCTACATCTAGGTCAAGGTCCAGATCTACGTCCAGGAGTCGTGGGAG GACTGAGAATGCCATTAATTCTGGGAATACACTTTATGTGACTGGCCTGTCCACACGGGTCACAGAAAGAGATCTCGAAGATCATTTTTCGAAGGAAGGAAAG GTGAAATCAGTTTTTCTAGTTGTGGAGCCACGTTCTCGTGTGTCTCGTGGCTTTTCTTTTATCACGATGGATAGTGCTGAGGATGCCAATCGGTGCATCAAACATCTGAATCAGTCAATTCTTGAGGGCCGATACATAACTGTGGAGAGG TCCCGGAGGAAACGGCCTAGGACTCCAACACCTGGTCATTATCTTGGGCTTAAAAGCAGTAGGGGTGATG GTTTTCGTGGTGACCGTGGTAGGTATCGCGGAGGATCTAGCCATGATGACTATGGGTATCGGAGGTCTCCCAAGCGATCACCTTATCGCGGCGGACGTGATTACTCCCCCAAGCGATCACCATATGGTGGAAGGTCAAGAAGGGATAGGTCAAGGTCCTATTCTCCTTACCGTAGTCCTGAAAGGAACTATGCTCGTGGCTCTAGATGA
- the LOC113777861 gene encoding dnaJ homolog subfamily C member 2-like, translated as MAATSSMRLISYAEEIIDGQAVYVSSNSSPVKAFNFEPAGHAFHSAALRLSGVLEDDDNDNDDEKSDTTSDKDQSYTQTSESYSTKGKKKSGSGEKQQDHYALLGLGHLRYLATEDQIRRSYREAALRHHPDKQAALLLAEETEAAKQAKKDEIENHFKAIQEAYEVLIDPTRRRIYDSTDEFDDEIPTDCAPQDFFKVFGPAFLRNGRWSVSQPIPSLGDETTPLKEVDNFYNFWYSFKSWREFPHADEFDLEQAESRDHRRWMERQNAKLSEKARKEESARIRALVDNAYKRDPRILRRKEEEKAEKQRKKEAKILAKKLQEEEAARIAEEERLRKEEEDKRAAEAALHQKKVREKEKKLLRKERTRLRTLLAPLLSCDLLEEDVEKLCMSLDMGHLRNLCNKIEENEDVQRVKIVKDALGHGHNSKDEKEDVKGALRNGAALEANGQFPLGTKEKIEKPWSKEEIELLRKGMQKYPKGTSRRWEVISEYIGTGRSVEEILKATKTVLLQKPDSAKAFDSFLEKRKPAPSIASPLTTREEVEGVSNGNASQKHAGKPDNLQDSSSQTANQQNSDVAVSAENGVSSTGDQDVWSAVQERALVQALKTFPKETNQRWERVAAAVPGKTVVQCKKKFALLKESFRNKKSAV; from the coding sequence ATGGCTGCCACTAGTAGCATGCGTCTTATATCTTACGCCGAAGAGATTATAGATGGACAGGCAGTCTATGTATCCTCCAACAGCTCTCCTGTTAAGGCTTTCAATTTTGAACCAGCTGGGCATGCATTTCATTCGGCTGCTCTTCGACTTTCTGGTGTTTTGGAGGATGACGATAATGATAATGACGATGAAAAAAGTGATACTACAAGTGACAAGGATCAGAGTTATACCCAAACGTCGGAATCGTACAGCACTAAAGGTAAAAAGAAGTCTGGTTCTGGAGAGAAGCAACAGGATCATTATGCACTACTGGGATTGGGTCATTTAAGGTATCTTGCTACTGAGGATCAAATACGAAGGAGCTATCGTGAGGCTGCATTAAGGCATCACCCTGATAAGCAGGCTGCCCTTCTTCTTGCTGAGGAAACAGAAGCTGCAAAGCAAGCAAAGAAAGATGAAATCGAGAACCACTTTAAAGCCATCCAAGAAGCATATGAGGTCCTGATTGACCCTACCAGGAGAAGAATTTATGACTCAACTGATGAGTTTGATGATGAAATACCTACTGACTGTGCCCCACAGGACTTCTTCAAGGTGTTTGGACCGGCATTCTTGAGGAATGGTCGTTGGTCTGTTAGCCAGCCTATTCCATCTTTAGGGGATGAGACCACACCACTCAAAGAAGTCGATAACTTCTACAATTTTTGGTACAGCTTTAAAAGCTGGAGGGAATTTCCTCATGCTGATGAGTTTGATCTTGAGCAGGCAGAATCTAGGGACCACAGAAGGTGGATGGAAAGGCAGAATGCGAAGCTCTCAGAGAAGGCTAGGAAAGAAGAATCAGCTCGAATACGTGCTCTTGTTGACAATGCTTACAAAAGGGACCCCAGAATTCTGAGAAGGAAAGAGGAGGAGAAAGCTGAGAAGCAGAGGAAAAAGGAGGCCAAAATTCTGGCAAAGAAGTTGCAGGAGGAAGAAGCTGCTAGGATTGCTGAGGAGGAGAGACTCAGGAAGGAGGAGGAAGATAAGAGAGCTGCTGAAGCTGCTTTACATCAGAAGAAGGtgagggagaaagaaaagaagctATTGCGCAAAGAGCGAACCCGTCTTCGAACACTTTTGGCTCCACTTTTGTCGTGTGATCTTTTGGAAGAGGACGTTGAAAAGTTGTGCATGTCACTTGACATGGGGCATTTACGGAACTTATGCAACAAGattgaagaaaatgaagatgTGCAGAGAGTGAAAATTGTGAAAGATGCTCTTGGACATGGTCATAACTCGAAGGATGAGAAAGAGGATGTGAAGGGTGCACTGCGGAATGGTGCTGCTTTGGAGGCTAATGGACAATTTCCATTAGGTACGAAGGAGAAAATAGAGAAACCATGGAGCAAAGAAGAGATTGAGCTATTGAGGAAGGGGATGCAGAAGTACCCGAAAGGAACATCACGAAGATGGGAAGTTATTTCTGAGTATATTGGTACTGGAAGATCTGTTGAAGAGATCTTGAAGGCAACAAAAACTGTTCTTCTCCAGAAGCCTGACTCAGCTAAAGCTTTTGATTCTTTTCTTGAGAAAAGAAAGCCAGCCCCTTCCATAGCATCTCCGCTCACAACTAGAGAGGAAGTAGAGGGAGTATCAAATGGTAATGCGTCTCAGAAGCATGCTGGTAAGCCAGATAATTTGCAAGACTCTTCCAGCCAAACTGCAAACCAGCAAAACTCAGATGTTGCCGTGTCTGCTGAAAATGGGGTATCTTCAACTGGAGACCAAGACGTATGGTCTGCTGTTCAAGAAAGAGCATTGGTTCAAGCATTGAAAACTTTTCCGAAGGAGACTAACCAGCGATGGGAGCGAGTTGCTGCTGCAGTGCCAGGAAAAACTGTTGTCCAGTGTAAGAAGAAATTTGCTTTGCTGAAAGAGAGCTTCAGAAACAAGAAAAGTGCTGTTTAG